A single region of the Mycobacterium lentiflavum genome encodes:
- the menE gene encoding o-succinylbenzoate--CoA ligase produces the protein MLAGRESAFVAAPPNCELGALRVGEVIDDDVALVVTTSGTTGKPKGALLTAAALTASAAATHDRLGGPGSWLLALPPYHIAGIQVLVRSMLAGSAPVELDVSSGFDTAELPRAISTLGAGRRYTSLVAAQLAKALADPPAAAALAELDAVLLGGGPAPRPVLEAAAAAGIAVVRTYGMSETAGGCVYDGVALPGVRLRVDNGRIVIGGATVAKGYRNPVDPDPFAEPGWFRTDDLGTIDSGVLTVLGRADDAISTGGLTVLPQPVEAVLCTHPAVGDCAVFGLADDRLGQRVVAAIVLRDGVGPPTLDALRAHVSNTLDGTAAPRELHIVDALPRRGIGKVDRAALARRFGADQ, from the coding sequence GTGCTGGCCGGTCGCGAGTCGGCTTTCGTTGCAGCGCCGCCGAATTGCGAGCTGGGCGCGTTGCGGGTGGGCGAAGTCATCGACGACGACGTGGCGCTGGTTGTGACGACGTCGGGCACCACCGGAAAACCCAAGGGCGCCTTGCTGACTGCCGCCGCGCTGACCGCGAGCGCGGCCGCCACGCATGACCGTCTCGGCGGACCGGGTAGCTGGCTGCTGGCGCTGCCGCCGTATCACATCGCCGGCATCCAGGTGCTGGTGCGCAGCATGCTGGCCGGTTCGGCGCCCGTCGAGCTGGACGTCTCGTCGGGGTTCGATACCGCCGAATTGCCGCGTGCGATAAGCACATTGGGCGCCGGCCGGCGCTACACCTCGCTGGTGGCCGCCCAACTGGCCAAGGCATTGGCCGATCCGCCGGCAGCCGCCGCGCTGGCCGAGTTGGACGCCGTACTGCTGGGCGGCGGCCCGGCTCCCCGACCGGTACTCGAGGCCGCGGCGGCCGCGGGGATCGCGGTAGTCCGCACCTACGGGATGAGCGAGACCGCGGGAGGCTGTGTCTACGACGGTGTCGCGCTGCCGGGCGTGCGGCTGCGGGTGGACAACGGGCGCATCGTAATCGGAGGCGCCACGGTGGCTAAGGGCTATCGCAACCCGGTTGATCCCGACCCGTTCGCCGAGCCGGGCTGGTTTCGCACCGACGACCTGGGCACGATCGACTCGGGCGTCCTGACCGTGCTGGGCCGCGCCGACGACGCGATCAGTACGGGCGGGCTGACGGTGCTGCCGCAACCGGTCGAAGCGGTGCTGTGCACCCACCCGGCGGTCGGCGACTGCGCGGTGTTCGGACTCGCCGACGACCGGTTGGGGCAGCGGGTGGTGGCGGCGATCGTGCTGCGCGACGGCGTCGGACCGCCGACGCTGGACGCGCTGCGCGCACATGTGTCGAACACCCTGGACGGCACCGCCGCGCCGCGCGAGTTGCACATCGTCGACGCGCTGCCGCGTCGCGGCATCGGCAAGGTAGACCGAGCGGCGCTGGCGCGCCGGTTCGGCGCCGATCAATAG
- a CDS encoding DUF3349 domain-containing protein: MNRFLTSVVSWLRAGYPEGIPPTDTFALLALLANRLSNDEVRLVANALMERGDFDNIDIGVMISKLTDELPSPEDIERVRARLAAQGWPLDDPHDDDDDDELEGGAHA; this comes from the coding sequence ATGAACCGATTCCTTACCTCGGTCGTCTCGTGGTTGCGCGCGGGTTATCCGGAGGGCATTCCCCCGACGGATACCTTCGCCCTGCTGGCGCTGTTGGCCAACCGACTGTCCAACGATGAGGTCCGGCTCGTGGCCAACGCGCTGATGGAACGCGGCGATTTCGACAACATCGACATCGGCGTGATGATCAGCAAGCTCACCGACGAGCTGCCGTCGCCCGAGGACATCGAGCGGGTGCGTGCGCGACTGGCCGCCCAGGGCTGGCCGCTGGACGACCCGCACGACGACGATGACGACGACGAGCTCGAGGGCGGAGCGCACGCATAG
- a CDS encoding VOC family protein has product MEILFSRMLLRPADYQRSLTFYRDEIGLAIYRDYGAGTVFFAGQSLLELAGWSDGEGAIGPFPGALWLQVRDIEATQAELTGRGVPIAREARREPWGLKEMHVTDPDGITLIFVEVPGDHPLRRDSRGEQQGTAG; this is encoded by the coding sequence ATGGAGATCCTGTTCAGCCGAATGCTGCTTCGGCCGGCTGACTATCAGCGGTCGTTGACGTTCTACCGCGACGAAATCGGCCTGGCCATCTATCGCGACTATGGCGCTGGCACAGTGTTTTTCGCGGGTCAATCTTTGCTGGAGCTCGCCGGCTGGAGCGACGGCGAGGGTGCTATAGGACCCTTCCCCGGCGCGTTGTGGCTGCAGGTCCGCGACATCGAGGCAACCCAGGCCGAACTGACGGGCCGCGGGGTGCCGATTGCCCGCGAGGCCCGCCGCGAGCCGTGGGGCCTCAAAGAGATGCACGTGACCGATCCGGATGGCATTACGCTCATCTTTGTCGAGGTCCCGGGCGACCACCCGTTACGCCGCGACAGCCGAGGTGAACAGCAGGGAACGGCTGGTTAA
- a CDS encoding maleylpyruvate isomerase family mycothiol-dependent enzyme: MSDLWTTIAAERGALATDLADLTPTQWDQPSLCPGWAVRDVVAHLSATASLNPASFFAGMAKARFNFDRFANDQIAKHLGRDAAATLSEFRGVQHSTSAPPGPKTSWLGEVVIHGADIRRPLGIPHTYDVATVRQVIDFYKGSNMLIGAKKRIAGLRLSATDCDWQHGQGDTVEGPLLSLLLAMTGRANACAELAGPGVAALQSRCASAT; encoded by the coding sequence ATGTCGGATCTCTGGACCACCATTGCTGCCGAGCGCGGTGCGCTCGCGACGGATCTCGCCGACCTCACGCCTACGCAATGGGATCAGCCGTCACTGTGCCCGGGCTGGGCCGTCCGCGACGTGGTCGCGCACCTGTCGGCGACGGCCTCGCTGAATCCGGCCTCGTTCTTTGCCGGAATGGCGAAGGCGCGGTTCAACTTCGACAGGTTCGCCAATGACCAGATCGCCAAGCACCTCGGGCGGGACGCGGCAGCCACGCTGAGCGAATTCCGCGGCGTGCAGCACTCCACCTCCGCGCCGCCGGGTCCCAAAACCTCCTGGCTCGGTGAGGTGGTGATCCACGGCGCCGATATCCGCCGACCGCTGGGCATCCCGCACACCTACGACGTGGCGACCGTTCGTCAGGTGATCGACTTCTACAAGGGCTCCAACATGCTCATCGGCGCCAAGAAGCGCATCGCGGGGCTGAGGTTGTCTGCCACGGATTGCGATTGGCAGCACGGACAGGGCGACACCGTCGAAGGCCCACTGCTGTCGTTGCTGCTTGCCATGACCGGACGCGCCAACGCGTGCGCGGAGCTCGCCGGGCCGGGCGTGGCCGCGCTGCAAAGCCGATGCGCCTCGGCGACGTGA
- a CDS encoding SDR family oxidoreductase, producing MSKSPIRRIADQIVLASMRPPMSPQVLVNRPAIKPIDLDGKRILLTGASSGIGEAGAERLAERGATVVVVARRRDRLDALADRVAAAGGTALSIPCDVSDMDAVDALVADVDERLGGIDILINNAGRSIRRPLAESLERWHDVERTIVLNYYAPLRLIRGFAPGMLQRGDGHIINVSTWGVLSEASPLFAPYNASKAALSAVSRVAETEWGRRGVHSTTLYYPLVATPMIEPTKAYDGLPALTSDEAAEWMVTAARTRPVRIAPRMAIAARALDTIGPRWVNTLMQRQNLQPNRDNGS from the coding sequence GTGAGCAAGAGCCCGATTCGCCGGATCGCGGACCAGATCGTGCTGGCCAGCATGCGACCGCCCATGTCTCCCCAAGTGCTGGTCAACCGGCCCGCGATCAAGCCGATCGACCTGGACGGCAAGCGAATCCTGCTGACCGGGGCGTCGTCAGGCATCGGCGAAGCCGGCGCCGAACGGCTGGCCGAGCGCGGCGCCACCGTAGTGGTCGTCGCCCGCCGCCGCGACCGCCTCGACGCGCTCGCCGACCGCGTCGCCGCGGCGGGCGGCACGGCGCTGTCGATCCCCTGCGACGTGTCGGACATGGATGCCGTGGATGCATTGGTCGCCGACGTCGACGAACGTCTCGGCGGGATCGACATCTTGATCAACAACGCCGGCCGATCCATCCGCCGGCCGCTGGCCGAGTCGCTGGAGCGCTGGCACGACGTCGAGCGGACCATAGTGCTCAACTACTACGCGCCGCTGCGGCTGATCCGCGGCTTCGCGCCGGGCATGCTGCAGCGCGGCGACGGCCACATCATCAACGTCTCGACCTGGGGAGTGCTGTCCGAGGCATCGCCGCTGTTCGCGCCCTACAACGCATCCAAGGCGGCACTGTCCGCGGTGAGCCGCGTCGCCGAAACCGAGTGGGGCCGACGGGGTGTGCACTCGACGACGCTGTACTACCCGTTGGTGGCCACGCCGATGATCGAGCCGACGAAGGCCTACGACGGGTTGCCCGCGCTGACGTCAGACGAAGCCGCCGAGTGGATGGTCACCGCCGCCCGCACCCGGCCAGTGCGGATCGCCCCGCGGATGGCGATCGCGGCCCGGGCACTGGACACCATCGGGCCCCGCTGGGTGAACACCCTGATGCAGCGCCAGAATTTGCAGCCCAATCGCGATAACGGGAGCTGA
- a CDS encoding 1,4-dihydroxy-2-naphthoyl-CoA synthase, giving the protein MSDNPFNAQAWRTVDGFGDLTDITYHRHVDDATVRVAFDRPEVRNAFRPHTVDELYRVLDHARMSPDVGVVLLTGNGPSPKDGGWAFCSGGDQRIRGRSGYQYASGETADTVDAARAGRLHILEVQRLIRFMPKVVICLVNGWAAGGGHSLHVVCDLTLASREHARFKQTDADVGSFDGGYGSAYLARQVGQKFAREIFFLGRPYTAEQMHHMGAVNEVVDHVDLERTGIQWAAEINAKSPQAQRMLKFAFNLLDDGLVGQQLFAGEATRLAYMTDEAVEGRDAFLEKREPDWSPFPRYF; this is encoded by the coding sequence TTGAGCGACAATCCATTTAATGCCCAGGCCTGGCGGACGGTCGACGGCTTCGGCGATCTGACCGACATCACCTACCACCGCCACGTCGACGACGCGACGGTCCGGGTGGCGTTCGACCGCCCCGAGGTGCGCAACGCGTTTCGGCCGCACACCGTCGACGAGCTGTACCGGGTGCTCGACCACGCCCGGATGTCCCCCGACGTCGGCGTCGTACTGCTGACCGGCAACGGCCCGTCCCCGAAGGACGGCGGCTGGGCGTTTTGCTCCGGTGGCGATCAGCGCATCCGCGGGCGCTCGGGCTACCAATACGCCTCCGGCGAGACCGCCGACACCGTCGACGCCGCCCGCGCCGGCCGGCTGCACATCCTCGAGGTGCAGCGCCTGATCCGCTTCATGCCCAAGGTCGTCATCTGTCTGGTCAACGGCTGGGCCGCCGGCGGCGGGCACAGCCTGCACGTGGTCTGCGACCTGACGCTGGCCAGCCGCGAGCACGCCCGCTTCAAGCAGACCGACGCCGACGTCGGCAGCTTCGACGGCGGCTACGGCAGCGCGTATCTGGCCCGTCAGGTCGGCCAGAAGTTCGCCCGGGAGATCTTCTTCCTGGGCCGCCCCTACACCGCCGAGCAGATGCACCACATGGGCGCGGTCAACGAGGTCGTCGACCATGTGGACCTGGAACGCACCGGCATCCAGTGGGCGGCCGAGATCAACGCCAAATCCCCCCAGGCGCAACGGATGCTCAAGTTCGCGTTCAACCTGCTCGACGACGGCCTGGTGGGTCAGCAGCTGTTCGCCGGTGAGGCCACCCGGCTGGCGTACATGACCGACGAAGCGGTCGAAGGCCGCGACGCGTTTTTGGAGAAGCGCGAGCCGGATTGGAGCCCGTTCCCGCGCTATTTCTAG
- a CDS encoding nitroreductase family deazaflavin-dependent oxidoreductase has product MGKPIKPPWWLKPANKLFIQMSRLGMSFGGESPVVLTVPGRKSGRERSTPVTPMTVDGKRYVVAGFPGADWVANVRAAEQATVARGRRTERVRMVELSAAEARPILRVFPQEVPTGVGFMKRAGLVTEGSPDEFERLAGRCAVFRLDPYRS; this is encoded by the coding sequence ATGGGCAAACCGATCAAGCCGCCCTGGTGGCTGAAGCCGGCGAACAAACTCTTCATCCAGATGTCGCGGCTGGGAATGAGTTTCGGCGGCGAAAGCCCCGTTGTGCTGACGGTGCCGGGGCGCAAATCGGGACGCGAACGTTCGACGCCGGTGACACCGATGACCGTCGACGGCAAACGGTACGTCGTCGCCGGATTCCCCGGCGCCGACTGGGTGGCCAACGTGCGAGCCGCCGAACAGGCGACCGTTGCTCGCGGCCGGCGCACCGAGCGGGTGCGGATGGTGGAGTTATCCGCGGCCGAGGCCCGGCCGATTCTGCGCGTGTTCCCTCAAGAGGTGCCCACGGGTGTGGGATTCATGAAGCGGGCCGGACTCGTCACCGAGGGCAGTCCCGACGAGTTCGAGCGTCTGGCGGGCCGCTGCGCGGTGTTCCGCCTGGACCCGTATAGGAGTTGA
- a CDS encoding aldo/keto reductase, protein MTDKPQPGGLGSIGTAAVARVGYGAMQLFETSPDDAAAVLRRAVELGVNHIDTASFYGPGEVNRRIRAALAPYPDDLVIVSKVGARYTGEQPIPLAAAQRPAELRAAVEDDLSQLGLDCVPVVNLRRMDLGPAVGADGDQIVELDDQLAEMIALRDEGKIGAIGISSVPLDVLRRALPAGIVCVQNAYSLLDRSQEDMIDVCTAEGIAWVPYFPLGSAFPGFPKVSDNPVVLDIAGEIGATPSQVGLGWLLAHAPTTLLIPGTRSITHLEENIGAGDVALDAEAIAALDAITTPGTDPWAHGVEPFSEATQR, encoded by the coding sequence ATGACGGACAAACCACAGCCCGGCGGCCTGGGCAGTATCGGAACGGCGGCGGTCGCCCGCGTCGGGTACGGCGCCATGCAGCTGTTCGAGACCTCGCCCGACGACGCCGCCGCGGTGCTGCGTCGCGCCGTCGAGCTCGGCGTCAACCACATCGACACCGCATCGTTCTACGGGCCCGGCGAGGTCAACCGGCGCATCCGCGCGGCGCTGGCGCCCTACCCGGACGACCTCGTGATCGTCAGCAAGGTCGGCGCGCGGTACACCGGCGAACAGCCGATACCGCTGGCCGCGGCGCAACGCCCCGCCGAACTGCGCGCCGCGGTCGAGGACGACCTGAGCCAACTCGGCCTGGACTGCGTGCCGGTGGTCAACCTGCGGCGGATGGACCTGGGTCCCGCCGTGGGCGCCGACGGCGACCAGATCGTCGAACTCGACGACCAGCTGGCCGAGATGATCGCGCTACGCGACGAGGGCAAGATCGGCGCGATCGGGATCAGCAGCGTGCCGCTCGACGTGCTGCGGCGCGCCCTGCCCGCCGGCATCGTGTGCGTGCAGAACGCCTACAGCCTGCTCGACCGCTCGCAGGAGGACATGATCGACGTCTGCACGGCCGAGGGCATCGCCTGGGTGCCGTACTTTCCCCTCGGGTCGGCGTTTCCGGGCTTTCCCAAGGTCTCCGACAATCCCGTCGTGCTCGACATCGCCGGCGAAATCGGCGCGACACCATCCCAGGTCGGATTGGGGTGGTTGCTGGCGCACGCGCCGACCACGTTGCTGATTCCGGGGACACGCTCGATCACCCATCTCGAGGAGAACATCGGCGCGGGTGACGTCGCACTCGATGCCGAGGCGATCGCTGCGCTGGACGCCATCACCACCCCGGGGACGGACCCGTGGGCGCACGGTGTGGAACCCTTCTCGGAGGCGACGCAGCGCTGA
- a CDS encoding TetR/AcrR family transcriptional regulator — MAGSTRSDARRNREKLLEVATAAFATADGRAVSLEAIARAAGVGIGTLYRHFPSREALVEAVFRAELAEVAAAAEQLLDRHPPRIALRRWMDRYASFVAAKRGMAETLHAMFDSGAVQRSQTYDSVVGAVERLLRAGADDGSLRADVRADDVVSSLIGIFMATGSPEQTGRMLDLLVAGIAS; from the coding sequence TTGGCTGGCAGCACCCGGTCCGACGCGCGCCGGAATCGCGAAAAGCTCCTCGAGGTGGCGACCGCGGCGTTCGCCACTGCCGATGGGCGCGCGGTGTCGCTGGAGGCGATCGCGCGCGCCGCCGGTGTCGGAATCGGCACGCTGTACCGGCATTTCCCCAGCCGGGAGGCGCTCGTCGAGGCGGTTTTCCGCGCCGAGCTCGCCGAGGTGGCCGCGGCCGCCGAGCAACTGCTGGACAGGCATCCGCCCCGCATTGCCCTGCGACGCTGGATGGACCGCTACGCAAGCTTCGTGGCCGCCAAGCGTGGCATGGCCGAGACGCTGCACGCGATGTTCGACTCCGGTGCCGTGCAGCGCAGCCAGACCTACGACAGCGTCGTCGGTGCCGTCGAGAGGTTGTTGCGGGCCGGAGCCGACGACGGCAGCCTGCGCGCCGACGTCCGGGCCGACGACGTGGTCAGCAGCCTGATCGGGATCTTTATGGCCACCGGCTCACCGGAGCAGACCGGCCGCATGCTCGACCTGCTGGTCGCCGGCATCGCCAGCTAG
- the fadD8 gene encoding fatty-acid--CoA ligase FadD8 has translation MQSEAMRRSDAMGDDLLRHPIHSGHLTVGALKRNKDKPVLHLGDTTLTGGQLAERISQYIQAFEALGAGTGATVGLLSLNRPEVLMIIGAGQTQGYRRVALHPLGSLDDHAYVLGDAGVTSLIIDPNPMFVERALGLLDKVPGLKQVLTIGPVPEALGDSAVDLVAEAAKYPPKPLVAADLAPDHIGGMAYTGGTTGKPKGVLGTAQSITTMTTIQLAEWEWPENPRFLMCTPLSHAGAAFFVPTIIKGGELVVLTKFDPAEVLRVIEEQKITATMLVPSMIYALMDHPDSHTRDLSSLETVYYGASAMNPVRLAEAIRRFGPIFAQYYGQSEAPMVISYLAKKDHDEKRLTSCGRPTLFARTALLDADGKPVPQGEVGEICVSGPLLSGGYWNLPEETAKTFKDGWLHTGDMAREDEDGFWFIVDRVKDMIVTGGFNVFPREVEDVVAEHPAVAQVCVIGTPDEKWGEAVTAVIVLRPDHPSDEESVAQVTVEIQAAVKERKGSVQSPKQVIVVESVPVTALGKPDKKAVRAQFWEGAGRSVG, from the coding sequence ATGCAGAGCGAAGCGATGAGGAGGAGCGACGCCATGGGTGACGATCTGTTGCGCCATCCCATTCATTCCGGACACCTGACCGTCGGTGCGCTCAAGCGCAACAAGGACAAGCCGGTGCTGCATCTCGGCGACACCACGCTGACCGGTGGACAGCTCGCCGAGCGCATCAGCCAATACATCCAGGCGTTCGAGGCGCTCGGCGCGGGCACCGGCGCAACCGTCGGGCTGCTGTCGCTGAATCGGCCCGAGGTGCTGATGATCATCGGCGCCGGGCAGACCCAGGGCTATCGGCGCGTGGCGTTGCACCCGCTGGGCTCGCTGGACGACCACGCCTACGTGCTGGGCGACGCCGGCGTCACGTCGCTGATCATCGACCCCAACCCGATGTTCGTCGAGCGGGCGCTGGGCCTGCTGGACAAAGTGCCCGGCCTCAAGCAGGTCCTGACCATCGGCCCGGTCCCCGAAGCGCTGGGCGATTCCGCGGTGGACCTGGTCGCCGAGGCCGCGAAGTATCCGCCGAAGCCGTTGGTGGCCGCCGACCTTGCGCCCGATCACATCGGCGGGATGGCCTACACCGGCGGCACCACCGGCAAGCCCAAGGGCGTGCTGGGCACCGCGCAGTCGATCACCACCATGACGACGATCCAGCTCGCCGAGTGGGAGTGGCCAGAGAACCCGCGCTTTTTGATGTGCACCCCGCTGTCGCACGCCGGGGCGGCGTTCTTCGTGCCGACAATCATCAAGGGCGGCGAGCTGGTGGTGCTGACCAAGTTCGATCCGGCCGAGGTGCTGCGGGTGATCGAGGAGCAGAAGATCACCGCGACCATGCTGGTGCCGTCGATGATCTACGCACTGATGGACCATCCCGACTCGCACACCCGCGACCTGTCCTCGCTGGAGACGGTCTACTACGGCGCCTCGGCGATGAACCCGGTGCGGCTGGCCGAGGCCATCCGCCGCTTCGGGCCGATCTTCGCCCAGTACTACGGGCAGTCCGAAGCCCCGATGGTGATCTCGTATCTAGCCAAGAAGGACCACGACGAGAAGCGGCTCACCTCCTGCGGACGGCCCACCCTATTCGCCCGCACCGCGCTGCTGGACGCCGACGGCAAGCCGGTGCCGCAGGGCGAGGTGGGTGAGATCTGCGTGTCCGGGCCGCTGCTAAGCGGCGGTTACTGGAACCTGCCCGAGGAGACGGCCAAAACGTTCAAAGACGGCTGGCTGCACACCGGCGACATGGCCCGCGAGGACGAGGACGGCTTCTGGTTCATTGTCGACCGGGTCAAGGACATGATCGTCACCGGCGGGTTCAACGTGTTCCCCCGCGAGGTGGAGGACGTCGTCGCCGAGCATCCGGCCGTCGCGCAGGTGTGCGTGATCGGCACCCCCGACGAGAAGTGGGGCGAGGCCGTCACCGCGGTGATCGTGCTGCGACCCGACCACCCGTCCGACGAGGAGTCGGTGGCGCAGGTGACCGTCGAGATCCAGGCTGCGGTCAAGGAGCGCAAGGGTTCGGTGCAGTCGCCTAAGCAGGTGATCGTCGTCGAGTCGGTCCCGGTGACCGCGCTGGGCAAGCCGGACAAGAAGGCCGTGCGCGCGCAGTTCTGGGAGGGCGCCGGCCGTTCGGTCGGCTGA
- a CDS encoding amidohydrolase yields the protein MAQADLVVIGTILTVDDAKPTAAALAIADGRIVAVGDRSDVETLIGPATETIDVGDGCVMPGFVEAHGHPLMEAVALSDRIVDIRPVTIPGPDDVVAAIRREVAQRGSTGAYLNGWDALLQSGLPDPTLAWLDDIAPDGPLVIIHNSGHKAYFNSQAARLNGLTRDTPDPKGAKYGRDTRGELDGTAEEIAAVFPLLGGAISADSYPAMLLAECARLNRAGLTTCSEMAFDPNFAPMVAQLHDRLTVRLRTYEVSNPKMATAAVPGQGDDIVRQVGIKIWVDGSPWIGNIALSFPYLDTAATRSIGIAPGSCGCANYTAEELREIVGAYFPLGWQMACHVQGDAGVDTILDVYEEALRAHPRDDHRLRLEHVGAIRPEQLQRAADLGVTCSIFVDQIHYWGDVIVDGLFGEERGSRWMPAGSAVATGMRISLHNDPPVTPEEPLRNISVAVTRTAPSGRVLGPEERLTVEQAIRAQTIDAAWQLFADEVVGSLEVGKYADLVVLSADPRTVPPEQIADLDVRATYLAGRQVYGQ from the coding sequence ATGGCGCAGGCAGATCTCGTCGTTATCGGAACCATCCTCACCGTTGATGACGCGAAGCCCACCGCGGCGGCGCTCGCCATCGCCGATGGCCGCATCGTCGCCGTCGGCGACCGGTCCGACGTCGAGACGCTCATCGGCCCGGCCACCGAGACGATCGACGTCGGTGACGGCTGCGTAATGCCGGGATTCGTTGAGGCACATGGTCATCCGCTGATGGAGGCCGTCGCGCTGTCGGACCGGATCGTCGACATCCGACCGGTCACCATCCCCGGCCCCGACGACGTCGTCGCGGCGATCCGTCGCGAGGTCGCCCAGCGCGGATCGACGGGCGCCTATCTGAACGGCTGGGACGCGCTGCTGCAGTCCGGCCTGCCCGACCCGACGCTGGCGTGGCTCGATGACATCGCGCCGGACGGTCCGCTGGTGATCATTCACAACTCCGGGCACAAGGCCTACTTCAACTCGCAGGCCGCTCGGCTTAACGGCCTGACCCGCGACACCCCGGACCCCAAGGGCGCCAAGTACGGTCGTGACACCCGCGGTGAGCTGGACGGCACCGCCGAGGAGATCGCCGCGGTGTTCCCGCTGCTCGGTGGCGCCATCTCGGCCGACAGCTACCCGGCGATGCTGCTGGCCGAGTGTGCCCGGCTCAACCGGGCCGGGCTGACCACCTGTTCGGAGATGGCATTCGACCCGAACTTCGCGCCGATGGTGGCGCAGTTGCACGACCGGCTGACGGTCCGGCTGCGCACCTACGAGGTCTCCAACCCAAAGATGGCGACCGCCGCCGTCCCCGGCCAGGGTGACGACATCGTGCGCCAGGTCGGCATCAAGATCTGGGTGGACGGTTCGCCGTGGATCGGCAATATCGCGCTGTCCTTTCCTTACCTGGACACCGCGGCCACCCGCTCGATCGGTATCGCGCCCGGCTCGTGTGGCTGCGCCAACTACACCGCCGAGGAGCTGCGTGAGATCGTCGGCGCATACTTTCCGCTGGGCTGGCAGATGGCCTGTCATGTGCAGGGCGACGCCGGCGTGGACACCATCCTCGACGTCTACGAAGAGGCGCTGCGCGCCCATCCGCGCGACGACCACCGGCTGCGCCTCGAGCATGTCGGAGCCATCCGGCCCGAGCAGCTGCAGCGCGCCGCCGACCTCGGCGTGACCTGCAGCATCTTCGTCGACCAGATCCACTATTGGGGCGACGTGATCGTCGACGGGCTGTTCGGCGAGGAGCGCGGATCGCGTTGGATGCCGGCAGGATCCGCCGTTGCCACCGGCATGCGGATCTCGTTGCACAACGACCCGCCCGTCACGCCCGAGGAGCCGCTGCGCAACATCAGCGTGGCCGTGACCCGCACGGCGCCGAGTGGCCGGGTGCTGGGCCCTGAGGAGCGGCTGACCGTCGAACAGGCGATCCGCGCCCAGACCATCGACGCCGCTTGGCAGCTGTTCGCCGACGAGGTCGTCGGTTCGCTCGAGGTCGGCAAGTACGCGGACCTGGTGGTGCTGTCGGCCGATCCCCGCACGGTGCCGCCCGAGCAGATCGCCGATCTCGACGTGCGGGCGACGTATCTGGCAGGCCGCCAGGTCTACGGCCAGTGA
- a CDS encoding o-succinylbenzoate synthase — translation MRVRFRGITTREVALIEGPAGWGEFGAFVEYGPAEATAWLASGIEGAYRAPPPVHRDRVPINATVPAVPAAEVPEVLARFPGAATAKVKVAEPGQTLADDVARVNAVRELVPTVRVDANGGWTVDEAMLAAAVLTAHGPLEYLEQPCATVDELAELRRRIDVPIAADESIRKADDPLAVVRAGAADIAVLKVAPLGGISRLLDIAAQIDIPVVVSSALDSAVGIAAGLTAAAALPQLRHACGLGTGGLFAEDVAAPAAAVDGQLAVGPVAPDPERLRALRASPERRQWWIDRVTACHPLLVPSIE, via the coding sequence ATGCGGGTGCGGTTTCGCGGCATCACCACCCGCGAGGTCGCGCTGATCGAGGGACCGGCGGGGTGGGGTGAGTTCGGAGCCTTCGTCGAATACGGACCGGCCGAGGCGACGGCGTGGCTGGCGTCGGGCATCGAGGGCGCGTACCGGGCGCCACCGCCGGTGCACCGCGACCGCGTCCCGATCAACGCCACCGTGCCGGCCGTGCCAGCGGCCGAAGTGCCCGAGGTGCTGGCCCGCTTTCCCGGCGCCGCGACGGCCAAGGTGAAGGTCGCCGAGCCCGGGCAGACGCTGGCCGACGATGTCGCCCGAGTCAATGCGGTGCGCGAACTGGTCCCGACGGTGCGGGTGGACGCCAACGGCGGCTGGACGGTCGACGAGGCGATGCTGGCCGCGGCGGTGCTGACCGCCCACGGCCCGCTGGAATACCTCGAACAACCCTGCGCCACGGTCGACGAACTTGCCGAGCTGCGGCGGCGGATCGACGTGCCGATCGCCGCCGACGAGAGCATCCGCAAGGCCGACGACCCGCTGGCGGTGGTCCGCGCCGGCGCCGCGGACATCGCGGTGCTCAAGGTCGCTCCGCTGGGCGGGATTTCGCGCCTGCTGGACATTGCCGCGCAGATTGACATCCCGGTCGTGGTCTCCAGCGCGCTCGACTCGGCGGTCGGCATCGCGGCCGGGCTGACCGCCGCGGCGGCACTACCGCAACTGCGGCACGCCTGCGGCCTGGGCACCGGCGGGCTGTTCGCCGAAGACGTCGCCGCACCCGCCGCGGCGGTCGACGGCCAGCTGGCCGTCGGGCCGGTTGCACCCGACCCGGAGCGGCTGCGCGCGCTGCGGGCATCGCCCGAGCGTCGGCAGTGGTGGATCGACCGGGTCACGGCCTGCCATCCGCTCCTTGTACCGTCGATCGAGTGA